The region GAATTCCTTTACGGATTGCAAAACCTAAAACCTAGACACATTCAATGTTTAAACATCTTGTTATGTCTTTATAAGTGGGGGTCTGTAGTGAAGATTAGAGTTTCATTCGATCAGAGTACTCTTTGTTCCATTGTATTGGACACGTGCTTTTGCACACTATAAAGAAGTTTATAGAGCAATGCATTGCATCTGATCTGCATATCAAGCGGTACAACAAGGGACTAAACATCTccaggggtttcaatagaagctgCAACCAGTGAAATTTGCCCTTTACTTCCCAAATCATCACTGCCTCCTTTCtatgttaaattttgtttaagtAGTTTGTTGTTACTTAATCAATATTTATTACTGAATTTGATGccagaatgcaggaaatggATTCTAGATTACAAAATTTTCTGGAGGAGCAATTGCTCCCAGACCTTCTTGAGGGAGGCACCTTACTGCCACTGAAGTGTTACAGCTGCCTACCTTTAGAGGGTCTCCCACATACTTCAgaacttattgaaacccctgtaTCTCATAGGTTTAGTTCTAACTAATATGGTTGCAACTTTTTCGATCTGGCCAACTTCCAAAGCAGAAATTATAAATTTATCACCTACATCATATCAATAATGCAACTTTCAGGCTTTtatcaaaaatttggttttatcaaacgagttgataaaggttgaattaccactgtgaaaggtttagaaatctttcacggtggtaattcaacctttatcaactcgtttgataaatttttgttttgatctctcccacggacgcagcaccacagtttctttagaaactagaaatccatttcaGGCTTTTATGTACAATTATCTGAGATTTTACGAAAAGTTATCAAATTATCACATATTAGCTTtgggtgagaggggaaaacttCTCAAAGCAGAGTCAAGGACCAACCAAATCAACCCACATATGGCATTGGGTCAGGAATTGATCCAAGGCTACACTGGCAGATAAGGAAAGTTCTCACCATGGCACCAATGCCTGCTTTCAGTGTGAACAATATTATTACAGTGCTCTCCTTTACAGGTggtaaccagtaaaatttaaCATCTGTAAACATCACTCACTACTGCCTAAAATGAcctggaataataattattgttgaaaattcaactggtaaaagaaaaaaaaattatctttcgTTCATATTACTGATCCCTGACCCTAAGGGCAAAACAACCTGTATCAAGGGGACTAAAATGAGACAAATTTCTATTCCAGGTAATGTCCTGAGCAGACACAATCAGTAATGATGCCTGCCAGTGCTCTGCCAGTCTTAAAAAAACTTTTACCAGCTGTGATGATAAAAAGGGAGCATATCTAAAGAGTTCTTCATCAATAATTATGTTCTAAAACAGGAATAAAAACTGATAGAAATTATTCATGGGTTTATGTTAAGAATTCCAATTGGTGCTGGCAAGTTTAGTTGGCTTAATTAGAACTAGCTGTTGCTTCAATTGAACCCAGCAAGAAAACTACAGGGGGTGACATTGCAGCAGAACTTGATCCTaggaaatgcaaaatacaagtcCACCACTTTAACTTCCTGTGTGAATAACACACTTATCTTTATAAATGTAAAGCTCTGATTACCTTGACTACATCCTCGTTAAAGTGGCCCatcaattaataattattattggaaataatttgaagcATAGTGAATCTTAAGATAACAtttcaagaaaggaaaaaaacaaatgtgtATAGCAAAACAgatacaaaattaaaattcttagaaatatgtaatttaattttgtatttcgTAAGGCCATGTGTAATGTaatattcattttcaaacCGAAAGATCAAAACTATATATTAAACCTATTGTAAATAAGCCCGACACATAATGGAATAATAGATAAGTAATGATCAAATTGGTattaattgcaaaagaaaattgtacaGAACCAATTGTCGTTTaacatatctttttttttttcaacatatCATACATGTCAGGACAAATCGATGTTCAATGctaaaacataagaaaagaaaaagtttgcGACGCCGGTCTGCTTAGTTTTTTGACTTGCTAAACACATTGGCTAGAAGACAAAACAGCTTGTCGTAGTTACAAAACCACGCCGCAAACCTGAGAAGTGTTTTGGCCAAAGCTTAAACGAGGTGCAAATAAGCTGTTACCATTGCACAACCTAAGTTAAAATTAAACGTATCTCCACGGGTGCAGCTCATGATCATGCACAAAACGTCAAAGCATATTGAACTACGTCGTGACATATTTGCACAGCAAATTCTCTTCTATTAGGAAATATCTTCTTTACTTCTTAATAAAACAACTTAATGAAGCAGCAATATGTAAATTCACTTGTAAAAGGAATTTAGTAACCGGAAGGATGCAAGCCAAAATGAAACCGCGCGCGTTTCAAGTTGAACTATGGATCCCTAATCAGTAGGTTTAAGCTCACCTGGAATCACTCGAAACTAGCTGTAAGAGCCACTTTCATACTTTTAACTGGTAAAAATAGGTCTCACATGGCCATCCAAGCGCCTTGAGAGGAATACAATgacaaaagatgaaaaaccATCCACACAACATTCGCTCCTACAAGTGGACAATTCCGCCCATTTATACCCAAACTCGAGCCAGCGAGTGGTTAGCAGCGGTGAAAAAGCCGACGGGGAATGGGAATGAACATTAAGAGCGTTCTGTGAGAATTTTCCGTTTTGCGATCAGCTCTATGGTTTACACGAAATTTTGAGAGTTGTCTTTGACTTCTTTACTGTTATGTAGAGTGCAGCTCCGTTTAGGAAAACCTCTCCAATGTTTAAGTGTTCTAGAGGAGCCGGTTTAGCTCTCCAACATCATGGAATGGTTGATGGGGTGAGTTGGTGAATTGAACCGGGCAATTTTTCGTGTTTGCATAAAATGTCACTATCGTCTTGGCGTTTTTCCACAATTTTCTGTGGGTGCGGTCCataaaaagaaagcaagagattgcttgttttttttttttttttgtgaatacACAGGAAATACTTTAGCAATAAATTAGGGTTTGATCTTTGAATAGTAAATGCGCAAAAGTGATTATAATGCAATCAGTCGATCGATCACGACATTTTTCTAATTTCGAATTCAATGCAAATATATCGTCATCTCGCGTTGTCATAATTTTCACTTGTGCTATCTGTTTATTGAACTAATAAAGAGGCATTTGACTGAAGAGAAACCCAACGAGAATTTCACCAAAATTGACAATACCAAGAGCTTATATTCAAATAGAATTTTAAGGAAATTGCCTGAAGGCAATCTTTGGCGAGTTTCAAGTGTGCCTCGCACGTCAGCAAATTTCTCCGTAGAGTTGTTTACATTTAAGTATTTGCCtaatcttttttaatttagccGTCTCCTTGGCTTGACAAATTTACCAAgcttatttcatttttcaaccaTAATTTAAAACGATATGAAACATTATTTCACTGCATTTAAATCATGAACAGAATTcaaatgtaaatttttcaaagtttacaGGGTCATATTTAATGTATCTGTGTTTGGTCACTGTCTTTTGACCCAAAGAAAATGTTGGTGAAAATGTATTCAATTTTGGTGGAATTGGATACACAGCACTTATTTACAGAGCATTGTTCACAGACAGAAAATCTGAAGAGCTTTAGAGTACCCCTCTCATTATCTATAGTCCTTCAGAGCGGAGACCCTTTCAAATCTAGAACAACTGTCAATTAAATCTCCTCTGTTACAAAATAACAAAGTTGTTTGAGAACTGCTTGGATTTGGGTTTCAATGATTGGAACTGCACTTCCTTGTAAATGGTTCATCCGTTACTGCAGTCCATGAAATATTCAGATAAGAAATGCAGCAAAATATTTCTGCACTTTATGTAGAAAGACTTCAGGTGGAGCCACAGTAAGCCTACTAGTACTTTGCCTAGGGACCtcctttttttgtctttgtagaTGCCCCTTATGATTGCTTTCTTGCTCAGATAATTGGTATTATAATTCCTAACTTACCTGTGAGCAGTAAATATTTCTTGGTGAATAGCCATCAGCATGCCTCCTTCTATTTTCTCTTTTGGAAAGTATTCTATTGCTTCGTTCAGAAAGATTACTGTATAGATATTCTGTTCCTTAGGGAATCACTTCTTGCGTACTCCTAtagaaatataataattatatttctaTACGTCAAGTACACAGCAAGTGATTATTATATCCCCAACTTGTGAGTTCATATATTCTTGATGAGCATAATCTGTAACACTTCATTCTATTTAAgcaattcaaaaaaaaaaacaacatcacaactgttttccttattttagGGTATATTGCTCATCGTCAACCTgtgattttttgtttgccaATAGGAagggaaagaagaaaataattgttgaACCAGAAATAAAAGAGGATAAACCATACATGGAGGAATTCTATTCAAACAGTTTTATCAGAGAAATGTCTGAGCTCAAGGAACTGGTGCCACTTCCTCCAAGCATTGATCACAATGAGTGGATTGCTACAAACAGTATGTAACAGTCATAAAAagacaatattattactatccagggcacgaaattgcgcctaatacagtcaccaatgcgactaaaattatcgtgctggcgaccaagattcaaaagttagtcgccgagttggcgaccagaactctttgagttttgtatatcttaccttgatgtattttgcaactaaatgaagctttaaagtagatgaatcggcGCGAACGATAAGGTCTGTTTAGCAAAATTGTCGTGAATGCTATGAACcgaacatgtcaacatccgccatcttggattttcaaatgttaccttgtatattgtgaagtgaaatgtcctttttggttgcccagacacttcacttcaaagctaggaaaacccttccatttgacGCTGCTGTATAATGCGTTTCTTCgactatcttttttttaatggctcctaactttttggccttggcaaccactttggaaaatttagaagCCAGATGGCtctttgccaaaaaagttaatttcgtgccctgctATCACGTGGGATATCAAAGTTAATTGCCTTGATATGATGGAGTTGTTTGTAGGTGGTCCTAACAATATTTAGGAGAGAAATTTGGCAGTAATGGAGAAAAGGTTGGGCAATTTTAGCCTACAATGGCCAAGAGGAggctattttgttttgaaatgaaggTAACTGGTAGTCTTCATCATGCAGTTTGACTTTTGGCTCAAATACATGATGTTTCAGATCTCCTTTTAAGGCCAATGCtttcatgaaaaaatgttctttgaaACTGGTGCACAATGAGGGGTATAGAATGGTAAATCCGAGActgaattataaaaatttgaGACTTCGAGACTGTTCAACGTGCAGCAAAACGGAGATTCTGACACTCTTGTTTCGAATGCCGAGATTGCAAGACTGGGCTGATATTTTCCGAGATACATCACTTTCTCATAGACCATTCTGTACCCCTACAGTGGAACGTACATGATCTTAATGATCTTGGTCTTGAATGCATTTGATCTTGATGATCTTAGATCTTATctctagaaaaaaaatttggttgatCCATGGAGCGACTTCAGACCCAACCAACTGCTAATATGTTCATTGCTTTTCACACATTTCACTAGTTAAAAATAGATAGGAAAGAGCGTACCATAGCAGCTCCCACAAGTCTCCTAATATATGAACACCGTCAGTGTAAGCCGTTACTGAAAGTAGTGATTAGATATGTTCAACTTTGTTAGTGCATTAAGCTGTCTTGAAGTTTGTAGTCACAAGCTTTGGATTTGAGAATGAGTGCAGTATAATGAgtatgaattttcttttctacaTATGCTTAGAAAAATGAGTTTCTTTGTCATCTTGAAACAGTAAAATTATTCTAAAACATGAAGCCTCATCGCCAATGGTGCTTAAGAATTTAATGTTTAGGGTATATTGTGTTTTCTGTTGGTATGACCAAGAGGCTGtgttttttgataaaaaaaaaggctagATTCTACAAGAGGAGAAATTATTTCAGCTGCAGGAGACATTAGTTCTCAGAGGTGCAgtaatgttaaaaaaagatttaagtAGCCTTAATTAGCAAATgcattgaatttcaaacaagttCATGCAACTGTAGGCAGAAAAATTTTGGGCTTGTTTTTGGAATTAAGCGATGAATACCGGTAGGTATTTTCAGTTCTGAGCAGGCATgtataatttgaaaacaactaGATCAGGCTAAAGTTTGTGTCCTACAATtataagaggtttttttttttttccttagcCTTGGCATTTTTCAACCAAGTTGATCTTTTATATGGAAGTGTTTGTGAAAAGTGTACCACAGCTGTCTGCCCAACCATGTCTGCCCCTGGAGCTGTGTAAGTGTTGTTTCTTGTCTGTCCCAATATGTCTGCCTCTGGAGCTGTGTATAAAGTAGTGTGTCTTGTCTGTCCAGCTATGTCTGCCTTTGGAACTGCAAAAGACAGAAGGGTCTGATACATGTGTCTGTCCTACCATGCCTGTCCCTGGAGCTGTGTTACTAAGAGTCTCATATATGCCCCTGAAGCCCATAGCTGTCCACAACATCTCTTGTGGAACctgcattaataataattatcagtgatacaaaattattaaagtgcacctacaaaatttcttttgctgcCATCCCAAAATTCTTTTGCCCCTGATCACGTCGGTGAAAAAAGAATAGTTGTACatcattttctcctttttctgTGAATTTTCATAATTCTGAAAATACGAACCACTGCCAAGTTTGAAGGAGACTGAGTGTAAGTGTAGTCTGTGATGTCAGCTGGGGAAGCAATTTTTAAACAGAGAGGGATGCTCAGAGAGCAAACAGCAGAGGAAAACTTTGTCTAGAATATGTCTGATTAGTTTGTAGCTGTGAATTGAcattttttgctgattttaaGATTTCTGTACCTGAACGTCAACTTAAAGAGATTTTAAGGCCAGAAACTTCAGATGAACTCCAGTTCATTGCACAGACTAGTCATCTCAAAAGTGAAGCAATTGGCTTACCCTACCGACGTCACAAATACAGATCTCCTTTCATGTGGCCGTGAACCGCAACATCACAACTTCAAACATTCACTAATTCACTGGGATTTGATGGATTTAAATAATTCTGCTTTTATTCTTCACCAGATTACTCATTCTTGAAAATTACTAGAATTTAATTTGGTGTTAGGGGCACTTGTTAAGGGGCACTTGCCGCTGGGGTTAGAAGCACTTGTCGTTGTGGTGAGAGGCACTCGTTGGGTTGTCATAGTTTTTGCTTGGTTTctggtttcttgtttttagGATTTACTTGTGGTATGatgacaaaggaaaaaaaattacaaagacaAATGTGTCGGCACCTCAGTATATTGACTATGTTATGACATTCTGTCACAAGTCTTTGCATGATGATGCTGTATTTCCTACAAAATTTGGTAAGTAAGTttcatacatacatacatacatacatacatacatacatacatacatacatacatacatacatacatacatacatacatacatacatacatacatacataatcTTTATTTAGGTAAACACGATAATTTTAAAGCTAT is a window of Acropora palmata chromosome 11, jaAcrPala1.3, whole genome shotgun sequence DNA encoding:
- the LOC141896582 gene encoding MOB kinase activator 2-like, encoding MEWLMGKGKKKIIVEPEIKEDKPYMEEFYSNSFIREMSELKELVPLPPSIDHNEWIATNTLAFFNQVDLLYGSVCEKCTTAVCPTMSAPGAVIYLWYDDKGKKITKTNVSAPQYIDYVMTFCHKSLHDDAVFPTKFGLKFPATFMTTVRKMFKLLFHVQAHMYYAHFYDFVNHQLCSHLNTVLMNFVLFEQEFHLLEPKETAPLDDLLQAMGVISQS